The following are from one region of the Penaeus vannamei isolate JL-2024 chromosome 28, ASM4276789v1, whole genome shotgun sequence genome:
- the LOC113808216 gene encoding uncharacterized protein — MSLSMLQFRWCLPPADPPCGIARGNHLTEPCNITTTSIAAAVIKQQEREGEQLGNQRQRKQQKETVTTEATEPIGTAASEAVRASGPGTADAAATATAETAGNREASTARRAAEKEEALALASETARTSQQQHVEVIRYQQKKEAETADALTAEAARNSEKKIGNSSRNGKNVFGISMASTAAQEASRECSLKAQDQQETGRAAATETSKKQHRKKQQGKSREQEKPRQQQKYRKKHQEKPHEQQQKPRQQQRHRKSSILIHSKSSPESSSSSRSLSSSNGARRRRGECGKERGQSAV, encoded by the exons ATGTCCTTGTCGATGCTGCAATTTCGCTGGTGTCTTCCTCCCGCTGATCCTCCCTGCGGCATCGCTCGTGGCAATCACCTCACCGAGCCTTGCAATATAACCACCACCTCCATAGCGGCAGCAGTTATAAagcagcaggagagggagggcgagcagTTAGGGAACCAGAGGCAAAGa AAACAGCAAAAAGAAACAGTAACAACAGAAGCAACAGAACCAATAGGAACAGCAGCATCGGAAGCAGTAAGAGCGAGTGGGCCAGGAACAGCAGATGCAGCAGCAACTGCAACAGCAGAAACAGCAGGAAACCGTGAAGCTTCAACGGCAAGAAGAGCagcagaaaaggaagaggcacTGGCACTAGCATCGGAAACAGCAAGAACA TCTCAGCAGCAACATGTAGAAGTAATACGATATCAACAGAAAAAGGAAGCAGAAACAGCAGACGCATTAACAGCAGAAGCAGCacgaaattcagaaaaaaaaatcggcaacAGCAGCAGAAACGGCAAGAATGTCTTCGGGATCAGCATGGCCTCAACAGCAGCACAAGAAGCAAGTCGCGAGTGCAGCTTAAAAGCACAAGATCAGCAAGAGACGGGAAGAGCAGCAGCAACTGAAACATCGAAAAAGCAACACCGAAAGAAACAGCAAGGGAAGTCTCGAGAACAGGAGAAGCCTCGTCAACAGCAAAAATATCGAAAAAAGCATCAGGAGAAGCCCCACGAACAGCAGCAGAAGCCTCGGCAGCAGCAGAGACATCGAAAAAGCAGCATCCTAATACACAGCAAGAGCAGCCccgagagcagcagcagcagcagaagcctCAGCAGCAGCAATGGCGCGAGGCGAAGGAGGGGCGAGTGCGGCAAGGAGCGGGGTCAGAGCGCGGTCTAG